The genomic segment GTGCAGGCGTTGAGCGCCATCCGCCATCTCGACAAGATCAATTGCCCGCTGATCCTGGCCTATGGCAGCGAGGAATCGCCGGAATTCCAGCGCCAGACCTGTGCCTTCCACGACGCGGTGCAAGCCGCCGGCAAGCCGGTCGAGCTGCTGGTGCTCGAGGGCACCAATCACTTCGAAATGGTCGAATCCCTGGCCAATCCTTACGGCTTCATCGGCCGGGCGGCGCTAGCCCAGGTAAGAACGGCGGCGCATTGACTAGCTTATTGGAACCGTCACATTTTGTGTGACTTGGTGTATGACTGGGCTGTGCACGGCTTGATTATGAACGGTTTTGCAGTGCACGGCTTGAATATGGTCCCGCGCCGATTGGTTCGTTGATGGAATTCATTCAAACGCCTGATAATCCGTGTCCGCCCGGTGGGGTGGTCGCCGCCGTGCCGGCGGTCGATGGCAAAGTTTTGCGCGTGGCGCGCTGGCACCCGGCCGGCAAGCCCGTCGGCACCGTGCTGGTGTGTACTGGCCGGGCCGAGTTTATCGAGAAATATTTCGAGGTTGTCGGCGAACTGCTGGCGCGCCAGCTGGTCGTGGTCGTGTTCGATTGGCGCGGCCAGGGCCTGTCGGGGCGCGATCTCGACAATTCACGCAAGGGTCATATCGATGACTTCTCGCTTTACGGCCGCGATCTCGATGCCCTGCAGGAGCAGGTGCTGGTGCCTTTCTGTCCGGAACCGTGGTTTGCCTTGGGCCATTCCATGGGCGGCGCCATTTTGATCGAACAAGCGCGGGCTGGCCGCTCGCCGTTCGAGCGCATGGTCGTCACCGCGCCGATGATCGATCTGCACGGCCTGCGGATGCCGCGCTTCACCCGGGCGTTGGCGAGCGTGCTCGATTTCGCTGGCTTCGGCGGCACGTTCATTCCCGGCGGCGGCAGCACCACTATTTTAACGCGGCCGTTCGAAGGCAATGCGCTGACCTCTGATCCCAGGCGTTATGCGCGTAGCGCCAATATCGTTGCTGCCGCCGGCCACATCGCCATCGGTGATCCGACGATCGGCTGGGTCGATGCGGCCTTTGAAATGATGCGCCGTTTCGCTGATCCGGAATATCCGCGTCGTACCTTGACCCCGACGCTCGTCATCTGCGCCGGTTCCGACAAGGTGGTGTCCGTGGCGGCGGTGGAGCGCTTCGGCAACCGGCTGAAGGCCGGGCATGTGGTCACCATTCCTCATTCGCGCCATGAAATTCTCATGGAGACCGATGCGATCCGGCAGCAGTTCTGGGCGGCCTTTGATGCGTTCATCCCTGGCACGCGCGACGAACTGGTTGCTCTGGTGTCGGCGCAGGGCGCCATCGAGAACGCGCGCGGTCCTGTCACCGCGCCGCAATTTTAGAGCAGACGCTGAGCTTTAAGCGTTCAGCCGCTTCAGCGCTTCGGCGTGCACGCGCTTGTCGCCGGCGGCGACAACGGCGCCGCCCTTGGTCGCCGGGCTGCCATCCCAAGTGGTGATGACACCGCCGGCGCCTTCGATGATCGGGATCAGCGCGACGATGTCATAGGGCTTGAGGCCGCTCTCGATAACGAGATCGATCTGGCCAGCGGCGAGCATGCAATAGGAATAGCAATCGCCGCCGTATCGCGACAGGCGCACGTCCTTTTCGACGCGGCGGAAGGCTTCGTCCGTGCCGGGCGCCAGCAGAGCTGGGTGGGTGGTCATCAACGTTGCGGTGGCGAGGCTTTCGCACGGGCGGGTCCGCAGCTTGCGCTCCACGGCCTGGCCATTGATGCCCAGACCGCGCCACAGCGCGCTCGAACCATCGCCGGAAAAGCGTTCGCGGGTGAAGGGCTGATGCATCAACCCGTAACAGGCATGACCCTTGACGGTGAGGCCGATCAGCGTGCCCCAGACAGGCATGCCGGAAATGAAGCTCTTGGTGCCGTCGATCGGATCGAGCACCCAGCAATATTCCGCATCGGCGCTTTGGATGCCGAATTCTTCGCCGATGATGCCATGATCGGGAAAGTTCTGCGTGATCACCCGGCGCATGACCGCTTCGGCGGCGCGGTCGGCTTCGGTCACGGGATCGAAGACGCCGCCGCTTGATTTGTCGGTGGCGTGAATGGTTGTGCGGAAGAAGGGCAAGATGGTCTCGCCGGACAGACGTGCGAGCTCATCGACGAATGCCGCCAGATCGACGGGTTTCATGCCTTCTCCATGGTGCGGCGCTTCATAGCGTTTCATAGTTTGGCGGGACCGCCAAACGCCATGAAGGCGCGTCAAAAACAAAGACCCAGAGCAAATCGCGTTTCGATCAAAACGAGATTTGCTTTGGGAGGGGAGGTTTTTGCACGTCGCCTGAGGGAAGGAAATACCCCTGCGATAGGCAAAACGGTATGGTGGACGCGGGTGGGGTATAAATCACATGACGCAGTCGACATCCGAGGGAACAAACGGGCCAAACGAGGTCCGTTCGGGCGCTATTCTACTGGTTTGCGTGCTGATCGGCGGCTATGTGATCAGCCAGTTTTTCCGCAATTCGATCACGGTCATCGCGCCCGATCTGGCCCGTGAGTTGGCGTTGGAAGCAACGACGCTGAGCCTGCTCGCCTCGGTCTATTACCTGTCCTTTGCTTTGGTGCAGATCCCGCTTGGCATGGCGATTGATCGTTACGGCGCGCGCATCGCGATGATCGTCACTTTGCTGGTACTGATCGTCGGCACGTTCTGGTTTGTCTTCGCGCGTGGGTATGGCGATCTGGTTGCGGCGCGGCTTGTCATCGGCATTGGCTGTTCCAGCCTGTTGATGGCACCGCTGGCGATCTATGCCGAGCGGTTCCCGCCACGGCAGTTCGCCACCATGGCTGGCATTCACATTGGCGCCGGCAATATCGGGACGCTGATGGCGACGGCGCCGCTGGCGCATGGCGCGGCGACCATCGGCTGGCGCGGTTCCTTCTTCATCGCCGGCCTGTTCGCCTGTCTGATGACGGTGCTGATCTATTGTTTTGTCACTGAAAGTTCCACGGCGCGGCAGCAGCGCCGGGCGCGCGCCGAATCCTTGCCGCAGCTCCTTGCTGGCATCGGTGCTGTGATGCGCATTCCCCATTTCTGGATGATCTTCTGTGTGGCGGCGATGACCTATCCGTCCTTCGCCGCCATCCTGGCGCTGTGGGCGGGCCCCTGGATGGCGCATGTCTATGACATGCCGCTCGAGACGCGTGGCGGCTACCTGTTGGCCCTGGTAGCGGCGCAGATCGTCGGTCTGTTCGCCTGGGGCGGGACGGATCGATTGTTTCGCAGCTATTCCATCCCGGTGGCGCTTGGCCTGGTGCTGGGTGCCGTGATGCTGGCGATTCCGGCCCTTTTTGCGCTGCCGCGTGGCTGGCTCCTGGCCTATTTGGTGTTGTGCGGGCTGGCCTTCGGCTTCTCGCCGGTGCTGACCGCCCATGGTCGATCGCTTTTTCCACAGGCGCTGATCGGCAGGGGCTTGGCGCTCATCAATATCGGCTCGATTGGCGGGGTTTTCATCCAGCAGATGGTGACCGGCCTGGTCATGGCTCAGTTCGAGACCCGATTGGTTGACGGCGCGCAGGTCTATCCGGAGGTCGCATACCGCACTGCATTCGGCGTTTTGGCCGCCGAAGTGGCGTTTGCTCTCCTGCTTTATTGGCGGGTTAAGGATACTCATCCCGACAGAATTGCCTGATATTGCTGGCTTTATATGACTATATGCGGCAGGGTGTCGCGGATGATCCGGGCTGTGCGTTTACACTTGATATTTTGCAGTGCACACGGCATATTATTGCAGTGCGGCAACGATGTTGTCGCCATGCCCTCCTTGGGCGTTTCCTCCCTAGACTTGGGGCCGCCGTGGCAACACTGCGGCCTCCTTTCGTTTTGGGCCCCATTCAGCGCCGCATATCGCAACATGAAATATGTTGCATAAACAGCACATGGCCCGCCTTGTTTAGGCTATGGCGAGGCTTCCTCTTGCTTTTTTGGTGAGAAAGTCCATATGTGAACGTGCAGCGCTTGTCGCTGCAATGCCCTCCTTGGGCGTTTCCTCCCTAGACTTGGGGCCGCCGTGGCGACACAGCGGCCTCCTTTCTTTTCTAGGGGTCTCTGTCTCTTCAATGATGTTTGCTTGGCCGGGATCCGGGCCCGAAGCCGCTTTGATTATGAAGCCGCTCTGATTATTCGGCGGCGGCCGCGCCACTAGCGCCGGCGGCGAGGAAAGCGGCGAAACGCTCCATCACTTTGGCAATGTCGCGTGACAGTGCGTCGAAATTGTCCGCACGTGCGATGCGCGCCTCATCCATGTAGAGGCCGCGATTGAATTCCACCTGCAAGGCATGGCGTGCCATGGACGGCGCGCCGTAATGCTCGGTGATATAGCCGCCGGCATAGGGCTTGTTGCGCAAGACCCGATAGCCGAGCAGCCGTAATTCGTAGTCGATACAGTCAATGAAGCCCGGATCGCAGCTTGTGCCATAGCGGTCGCCAAGCACGACGTCGGCCTTGCCGCCGTTTTCCGACGGCAGATTGGTGGACGGCATGGAGTGGCAATCGATCAGCACGGCCATGCCGAAACGCTTGCGTGTGCGCTCCATCAGACCCTTCAGGGCGGCGTGATACGGCCGATGCAGGGCCTCGATCCGGGCGATGGCCTCGGCCACCGGCAGGCGGCCGGAATAGATTTCCTGCGCTTCGCCAACGATGCGGGCAATGGTGCCAAGGCCGCCGGCGACACGGATCGAGCGGGTGTTGGCGTGGGAGGGCAGGCGCCCTTCGAACATGCGCGGATCCAGCTCGAATGGCTCGCGATTGACGTCGAGATAGGCGCGCGGGAACCGGGCGCGCAGCATGGGTGCGCCAATGCTCAAGGCTGGGACGAACAATTCATCGACAAAGGCGTCTTCGGACCGGCGCAGGCTTAAGGGATCGAGCCGGGTGGCCTTGAGAAAATCGGCCGGGTAGATATTGCCGGAATGGGGCGAGGAGAAAACCACTGGACAGGCTTCGACCTCGGGTTCGATGATATCGAACGGCGGGTCCAGTTCGGGCAGGCGCGGGCAAGGGGTGCCCTCGCTGGCGCCCTTCAATCCGTAACCATTGTCCCGATCGCTCATCGCCCGTTCTGATGTCCTGGCCATCTGTGGCTGTCACATATCGCCAATGTGCCAAGGCGTTAAAGCCGTGTCCATCGGTTCA from the Beijerinckia sp. 28-YEA-48 genome contains:
- a CDS encoding N-formylglutamate amidohydrolase; the encoded protein is MARTSERAMSDRDNGYGLKGASEGTPCPRLPELDPPFDIIEPEVEACPVVFSSPHSGNIYPADFLKATRLDPLSLRRSEDAFVDELFVPALSIGAPMLRARFPRAYLDVNREPFELDPRMFEGRLPSHANTRSIRVAGGLGTIARIVGEAQEIYSGRLPVAEAIARIEALHRPYHAALKGLMERTRKRFGMAVLIDCHSMPSTNLPSENGGKADVVLGDRYGTSCDPGFIDCIDYELRLLGYRVLRNKPYAGGYITEHYGAPSMARHALQVEFNRGLYMDEARIARADNFDALSRDIAKVMERFAAFLAAGASGAAAAE
- a CDS encoding MFS transporter, giving the protein MTQSTSEGTNGPNEVRSGAILLVCVLIGGYVISQFFRNSITVIAPDLARELALEATTLSLLASVYYLSFALVQIPLGMAIDRYGARIAMIVTLLVLIVGTFWFVFARGYGDLVAARLVIGIGCSSLLMAPLAIYAERFPPRQFATMAGIHIGAGNIGTLMATAPLAHGAATIGWRGSFFIAGLFACLMTVLIYCFVTESSTARQQRRARAESLPQLLAGIGAVMRIPHFWMIFCVAAMTYPSFAAILALWAGPWMAHVYDMPLETRGGYLLALVAAQIVGLFAWGGTDRLFRSYSIPVALGLVLGAVMLAIPALFALPRGWLLAYLVLCGLAFGFSPVLTAHGRSLFPQALIGRGLALINIGSIGGVFIQQMVTGLVMAQFETRLVDGAQVYPEVAYRTAFGVLAAEVAFALLLYWRVKDTHPDRIA
- the hisN gene encoding histidinol-phosphatase translates to MKPVDLAAFVDELARLSGETILPFFRTTIHATDKSSGGVFDPVTEADRAAEAVMRRVITQNFPDHGIIGEEFGIQSADAEYCWVLDPIDGTKSFISGMPVWGTLIGLTVKGHACYGLMHQPFTRERFSGDGSSALWRGLGINGQAVERKLRTRPCESLATATLMTTHPALLAPGTDEAFRRVEKDVRLSRYGGDCYSYCMLAAGQIDLVIESGLKPYDIVALIPIIEGAGGVITTWDGSPATKGGAVVAAGDKRVHAEALKRLNA
- a CDS encoding alpha/beta hydrolase; translated protein: MEFIQTPDNPCPPGGVVAAVPAVDGKVLRVARWHPAGKPVGTVLVCTGRAEFIEKYFEVVGELLARQLVVVVFDWRGQGLSGRDLDNSRKGHIDDFSLYGRDLDALQEQVLVPFCPEPWFALGHSMGGAILIEQARAGRSPFERMVVTAPMIDLHGLRMPRFTRALASVLDFAGFGGTFIPGGGSTTILTRPFEGNALTSDPRRYARSANIVAAAGHIAIGDPTIGWVDAAFEMMRRFADPEYPRRTLTPTLVICAGSDKVVSVAAVERFGNRLKAGHVVTIPHSRHEILMETDAIRQQFWAAFDAFIPGTRDELVALVSAQGAIENARGPVTAPQF